The genomic interval TTTTGAAGCGATTCCTTCTTCATTAATAAATAGCATAGAAGTATATAAATCTAGAACTGCAGATTTAGATGGTAATGCAATTGGAGGTGTTTTTAATTTGAAAACAAGAAGTGCTTGGGATTCTAATAAAACATTTTTAAACCTAAGAAGTTTTTTTGGTAAATATAATTTTGATGAAGTTCCAAGAACAGGAAAAAGAAATGATATTAACAAAAACGGTTTGTCTTCAAGACATGAGGCTACTTTTGCAACTAAATTCGGTGCAAATAAAAATTTTGGAATAGTTCTAGCAGCAAGTTATAACTTAAAAGATAGAGATCAAACAAAACATCCCAAAGCAAATTATTCTTTTTTAGATAATAATCCTTTAAAACCAATTCCTTCAAGAATAAGAATTGATTCCTATGATAATATAGTAGAACGTTATGGTGGATTAGTAAAGTTTGAGTATAAACCAGAAAATAACCTATACATGAGTTTTTCTGCAGGACATTTTGTGAAAAATGACGATGAAATACGTCAAGGAATAAGGTTTGATCAATTATCTTTTGATGAATCTACAGCTTCTGCAAATAGTGTTAAATTTACTAAAGCACGTAGTAGAGTTTCTAGTAATATTTGGGACATTAATAGAGAAATTACAAACCTTGTTTATAACGCAAATTATGATATTAATTCTGATAGTAAATTAGAATTGATGTTTGGGTGGGCTTCTGGTAAACGAAAACAAGATAGTGGTTTCACAGAGTTTAGAGGGAGTTCAATCGAAGACAATTCAGGTTTTTTTAGTAGTAATGGAGCTTCTGCTTCATTTAGTTTAGATGATCCATCAACTTACAATGGAAATGCATCTAATAACTATTATAGCTTAAATACTCTTAATAATAGAAGGTCAAGTAATGTTGAGAAAAATACATCTTTAGCTATAAATTATACATTAAATTTTAAAGACAAAAATTGGACATTAAAAACTGGCTATAAGTTTAGAAATCTAGATTATGTACATAATGATTATTCATTAATTGCAGATTATATTGGAGGAACTCCTCTTAATATTTCAGATTTTTTAATCAAAACAAACTATATACCTAATGGTACAGATTATGCTATGCCTTTATTAGATCCTTATGCTATTAATAATTATATAACTTCAAACTCATCTCAGTTCAAAATACCAGATAATAGTATGGCTACTATTTTTGGACGAGGGTTAGTGTTTTTGCCAGAGGCTGAATTTAAAATAGAAGAAGTTGTAAATGCAGGATATATATCTACAAGATATAATAAAGATAAATTAAAATTAAATTTTGGGTTAAGAATAGAAAATACAAATTCAAAGTCTAATCGTTTAGTAAATATAAATAATCAATATGATGGAACTTTAAGTAATGTTAATACCAACTACACTAGCTTTTTGCCATCTTTAGGAATGTCTTATAATATCACTAATAAATTAAAGTTTAAATCAGCTTATAGTAAAGCTATAGGACGTCCCGATTATTTACAATTAGCGCCTATTGAAATTATTGATGAAGTTAATAATAGAATAAGTAAAGGAAACCCAGATTTAAAGCCTAGAATAGCAGATAATTTAGACTCATTTATTGAATTTTATTTTGGAGAAAAAAATCAAAACTTACTAACACTAGGTTGGTTTTATAAATATATAAAAGATGATATTATTAATGAAGTCAGTACTTTAGGACCAAATCAAGTAACAACTTTTGTGAATTCCGAAAGTTCTACCATTTCAGGAATAGAGCTTAATTTTATAAAAAACAAACTTGATTTTTTACCTGGTTTTGTATCTAATTTTGGGATATCTACTAATTATTTATTTATACAAGGAAAAACTCAATTAAATTCTGGAGAAAAGATTCCACTAGTTAATTTGCCAAAACATACTATAAATGCACAATTATTTTATCAACAAAATAAGTTTGATGCACGTTTGTCTTGGAATTGGACTGATAATACTTTAGAATCTTATGTGAAAAATAATGAATTAGAAAACAGTTACATTTTTTCTTATGGCACTTTAAATTTTTCTACTAGGTATAATATTTACGACAATTTATCTGTAATCTTAGAAGTAAGAAACTTAAATGATGCCAATAGAGGTTCATTTGTAGGGACAAATAATATAAACCCGATACGAGTAGATGAATTTGGGAAATCTTTTTGGTTTGGCTTAAATTATGCTCTTTAGTATTATTGTAATCTACAAGTTATAATTATTTAAAAGTATTGCTTCCTTTTTTATGCTTTTATATTTAGGTTGAATTTGTACATTTACAATTCATGAATTTCTTTTATAATATATTGGTTTTTAAAGCGTCAATCTTACTTTGGATTGTGTCTTTTTTCAATAAAAAAATCAAACTTTTTGTTGATGGAAGAAAAGAAACATTTTCTAAGCTTTCAGTATTAAAAAAAGAAGATACAATTATTTGGATTCATGCTGCATCTTTGGGTGAATTTGAGCAAGCAAGACCAATTATAGAGAAGTTAAAATTAAAGTATGAAGATTATAAAATTGTAGTCACTTTTTTTTCGCCTTCGGGATATGAAATCAGAAAGAATTACGATTTAGCTGATGTTGTTTGTTATTTGCCGTTAGACAGTAAATCGAATGCTAAAAAGTTTGTAGAAAAACTAAATCCGAAGTTTGCAATTTTTGTAAAATACGAGTTTTGGCCAAACCTATTAAACGAGTTAAAAGAGCGAAAAATTCCAACAATTTTAGTTTCAGGAATTATTAGAAAAAATCAACTATTTTTTAAATGGCATGGTGGTTTTATGCGAAAATCATTAGGGGCTTTTCATCACTTTTTTGTTCAGAATATTTCTTCAAAAGAATTGTTATCGTCAATTAACTTCAAGAATGTTTTTGTTTCTGGAGATACTCGTTTTGATCGAGTTTCAGAAATTTTAGATCAAGATAATTCTCTTGATTTTATAGCCAATTTTAAAAACAATAATTATACTGTTGTTGCAGGTAGCACTTGGAAAGAAGATGAAGAATTATTAGTGAATTACATTAATAATGAAGCTTCAAAAAATGAAAAATTTATTATTGCTCCACATAATATCAATCCAAAAGAAATTGAAAATTTACAGAAGCAAATAAACTTATCTTCAATAAAGTTTACTGATGTCATGTCGAGCGGAGTCGAGACTTCTAATAGACAAAACCTCTCGTCTGCGCTCGAGGTGACAGAAAATAGGTTAAAAGAATATCAGGTTTTAATCATAGATACGATTGGTTTGTTAACTAAGATTTATTCTTATGCAAATGTAGCTTATGTTGGCGGAGGTTTAAAAACGGGCTTGCATAATATTTTAGAACCTGCAACTTTTGGAATTCCAATTGTAATTGGTAATCAATATCAAAAATTTAATGAAGCTGTAGAATTGGTTGCTAAAAAAGGATGCATTTCTATAAGTAATCAAGAAGAGTTTTCTGTTATTTTTAATAAATTGAAAGAAGATGAAAAATATAGAGTTACAACAGGAGAAATCAACAAAAATTATATTAAAAATAATATTGGAGCAACTGCTCAAATACTAAATTATATTGAAGAACATTTAAATAAAAAATAATGGATTTTATATTACAACCTTGGCCTTGGTATGTTGCAGGGCCTTTAATTGCATTCGTACTTTTTCTGCTGTTTTATTTTGGGAGAAGTTTTGGTGTATCAACAAATTTAGAAACATTTTGTACCATTGGTGGTGCAGGAAAAGTGTCAGATTATTTTAAAACAGATGTAAAAACGAGAACTTGGAGCTTGGTTTTAGTTGTTGGTGTAATCATTGGTGGATACATTTCAAGTCATTTTTTAATGACTTCACAAGCAATCGATTTAAATCCTGAAACTGTAAAAGATTTAGCAGAACTAGGTTTTGCAAATGCTGGAAGTTCATATTTACCAACAGAAATTTTTGCTACAGAAAATATATTCTCTTTAAAAGGAATATCAATTTTAGTTGTTGCAGGATTGTTTATTGGCTTCGGTACACGTTACGCAAGCGGATGTACTTCTGGACACGCAATTACAGGATTAAGTAGTTTACAATTACCATCGTTAATTGCAACAATTGGTTTTTTTGCAGGCGGATTATTAATGACTTGGATAATTTTTCCACTAATTTTTTAAGATATGAAAAACATCAAATTTTTAATTGTAGGAATTATTTTCGGAATCATTTTAAGCAAATCAGAAGTAGTTTCTTGGTACAGAATTTACGAAATGTTTAAGTTTCAATCTTTTCATATGTATGGTGTTATTGGTTCTGCAGTTGCCATCGGAATTGTAATAATGCAACTTTTTAAAAGAGGAATTGTTAAAGATTTTCAAGGGAATCAAATCATCATAAAAGATAAGAAAAAAGGTTTTATAAGAACTTTTGTTGGCGGAAGTATTTTCGGTTTAGGCTGGGCTTTGGTTGGTGCGTGTCCTGGACCCATATTTGTTTTGTTAGGACATGGAGCATTATCTATTGTTATTGTTTTGTTGGCAGCCATTTTTGGTGCTTTTATTTATGGAGTTTTAAGTAAAAAATTACCGAATTAAGTTAGATGAGCAAATTAGTTGACAGTTTTGGTAGACAAATAAATTACGTACGTTTAGCGGTCACAGACCGTTGTAATTTGCGCTGTCAATACTGTATGCCTGCTCACGGAATTGATATTGTTCCAAGAAAAGAATTACTCACCTTCAAAGAAATGTATCGTTTAATTCGTGTGTTAACAGAATTAGGCGTTAACAAAATCAGATTAACTGGTGGTGAACCTTTTGTCCGTAAAGATTTTGTGGGTTTTTTAGAAATGTTGTCTTTTAATGATTTATTAGAGGATATTAATATCACCACAAATGGTGCGTTAATTTCTAATCATATTGATGATTTAGAAAAACTTAAAAAAGTGAAAAACATCAATTTAAGTATTGATAGTTTACAGGCGGATAAATTCAATGAGATAACAAGAAGAGATGTTTTTGATGAAGTTTTTAAAACGATGAATGCGCTCGAAAAAAGTTCGTTAAATTTAAAACTCAACATTGTTGTACAATCTGGAATTAACACCAATGAAATTACTGATTTTGTTGAATTAACAAAAGATAAAAATATTGCTGTTCGTTTTATTGAAGAAATGCCTTTCAACGGAAAAGGGCAGCGTGAAATGCAAGAAAATTGGACACTTAAAAAGATTTTAGAAGAAATAAAAACGAAGTTTGATGTTACTGAAATTCAATCAGAAAAATCATCAACTTCAAGAAATTATTCCATAAAAAATCATTTAGGTACTGTTGGAATTATTCCTGCATTTACAAGAACAATTTGTAATGATTGTAACCGAATTAGAATTACAAGCACAGGAAATTTTAAAAATTGTTTGTTTGATGATGGCGTTTTTAATCTTCGCGATTTTATAAGAAACGGAGCTTCTAATGATGATTTAAAAGAACTCTTTTTAAGTTTGATAAAAGAAAAACCAGAAAATGGTTTTATAGCAGAAGCAAATAGAACAAAAGGAAGTGTTTCTGAAAGTATGAGTACAATTGGAGGCTGATTAGATTATTAAAGATATGCTTGAAAATAT from Lutibacter sp. Hel_I_33_5 carries:
- a CDS encoding TonB-dependent receptor, with translation MRLLLNLFASVLFSFNMLYGMQSNVIKGIVQDAKTGVYLEGVTIVIEESDLGTFTNENGEFLISNLNAKTVVLTCTYLGYKKFKKKIDLRKITTFTLNIKLEPIKEVVLDEIVIVGYQLQNNNIIKKKAEAIQIADFLIQDDISRYPDFAIADVASRIVGVTANFEEDEATRIGIRGLSPIFTFSSLDGMIIPSAENQTRIANFEAIPSSLINSIEVYKSRTADLDGNAIGGVFNLKTRSAWDSNKTFLNLRSFFGKYNFDEVPRTGKRNDINKNGLSSRHEATFATKFGANKNFGIVLAASYNLKDRDQTKHPKANYSFLDNNPLKPIPSRIRIDSYDNIVERYGGLVKFEYKPENNLYMSFSAGHFVKNDDEIRQGIRFDQLSFDESTASANSVKFTKARSRVSSNIWDINREITNLVYNANYDINSDSKLELMFGWASGKRKQDSGFTEFRGSSIEDNSGFFSSNGASASFSLDDPSTYNGNASNNYYSLNTLNNRRSSNVEKNTSLAINYTLNFKDKNWTLKTGYKFRNLDYVHNDYSLIADYIGGTPLNISDFLIKTNYIPNGTDYAMPLLDPYAINNYITSNSSQFKIPDNSMATIFGRGLVFLPEAEFKIEEVVNAGYISTRYNKDKLKLNFGLRIENTNSKSNRLVNINNQYDGTLSNVNTNYTSFLPSLGMSYNITNKLKFKSAYSKAIGRPDYLQLAPIEIIDEVNNRISKGNPDLKPRIADNLDSFIEFYFGEKNQNLLTLGWFYKYIKDDIINEVSTLGPNQVTTFVNSESSTISGIELNFIKNKLDFLPGFVSNFGISTNYLFIQGKTQLNSGEKIPLVNLPKHTINAQLFYQQNKFDARLSWNWTDNTLESYVKNNELENSYIFSYGTLNFSTRYNIYDNLSVILEVRNLNDANRGSFVGTNNINPIRVDEFGKSFWFGLNYAL
- a CDS encoding 3-deoxy-D-manno-octulosonic acid transferase codes for the protein MNFFYNILVFKASILLWIVSFFNKKIKLFVDGRKETFSKLSVLKKEDTIIWIHAASLGEFEQARPIIEKLKLKYEDYKIVVTFFSPSGYEIRKNYDLADVVCYLPLDSKSNAKKFVEKLNPKFAIFVKYEFWPNLLNELKERKIPTILVSGIIRKNQLFFKWHGGFMRKSLGAFHHFFVQNISSKELLSSINFKNVFVSGDTRFDRVSEILDQDNSLDFIANFKNNNYTVVAGSTWKEDEELLVNYINNEASKNEKFIIAPHNINPKEIENLQKQINLSSIKFTDVMSSGVETSNRQNLSSALEVTENRLKEYQVLIIDTIGLLTKIYSYANVAYVGGGLKTGLHNILEPATFGIPIVIGNQYQKFNEAVELVAKKGCISISNQEEFSVIFNKLKEDEKYRVTTGEINKNYIKNNIGATAQILNYIEEHLNKK
- a CDS encoding YeeE/YedE family protein, yielding MDFILQPWPWYVAGPLIAFVLFLLFYFGRSFGVSTNLETFCTIGGAGKVSDYFKTDVKTRTWSLVLVVGVIIGGYISSHFLMTSQAIDLNPETVKDLAELGFANAGSSYLPTEIFATENIFSLKGISILVVAGLFIGFGTRYASGCTSGHAITGLSSLQLPSLIATIGFFAGGLLMTWIIFPLIF
- a CDS encoding YeeE/YedE family protein, with protein sequence MKNIKFLIVGIIFGIILSKSEVVSWYRIYEMFKFQSFHMYGVIGSAVAIGIVIMQLFKRGIVKDFQGNQIIIKDKKKGFIRTFVGGSIFGLGWALVGACPGPIFVLLGHGALSIVIVLLAAIFGAFIYGVLSKKLPN
- the moaA gene encoding GTP 3',8-cyclase MoaA, with amino-acid sequence MSKLVDSFGRQINYVRLAVTDRCNLRCQYCMPAHGIDIVPRKELLTFKEMYRLIRVLTELGVNKIRLTGGEPFVRKDFVGFLEMLSFNDLLEDINITTNGALISNHIDDLEKLKKVKNINLSIDSLQADKFNEITRRDVFDEVFKTMNALEKSSLNLKLNIVVQSGINTNEITDFVELTKDKNIAVRFIEEMPFNGKGQREMQENWTLKKILEEIKTKFDVTEIQSEKSSTSRNYSIKNHLGTVGIIPAFTRTICNDCNRIRITSTGNFKNCLFDDGVFNLRDFIRNGASNDDLKELFLSLIKEKPENGFIAEANRTKGSVSESMSTIGG